From Armatimonadota bacterium:
GGCACACTCCCTCATGGCGCACTCTCGGACACACGCTTCACATGCCATACCCGTTGCCACAACGATACGGCCGCCGCCTGGCCGGCGCGCGTCGCCTTGAGCAGTTCGTCGTGGTGGTAGAAACCGAGCAGGTAGAGCAGCCCGGGGTAAAGGGCAAGCAGCCCCGCGCGCGCCGCCGTGGATGCGGCCACCGACTCGATGTGCAGCCACGTGCTTGCCCAGTAGATGAGGGCCGCCGCTGCCACCAGCTTCGCCAGGCGCGGGAACTCGTATGGAATCCGATAGAGGCGCTGCCCGAAAACATATGACATCGCCGCCAGCGCGGCAAACGACAACAGCGTCGCCACCGCGGCGCCCATCATCCCGTACTTCGGGATGAGCAACAGGTTGAGAAGCAAGTTGATCGCGGCAGCGCTGCCCACAGCGGCCGCGCGGAAGATGGTGCGCTTGCTGAGGTGAACGCCGGTCTCGAAGAACTGTGATGCCGCCAGGCACAGCAGCCCCACCAGCACTACCGGCACCACGGTGTGAGCGGCCAGGAACTTGGGCGTGGCGACGACCTTGATGGCGTCCTTGATCACCAGCGATACGCCTAGCGCGAACGCCGTGGCCACGAAGAAGAAGTAAGTGAACAACCGTGCGTATATCTGCGGCGCATCCTCCCGGCGCGCGATGGCGAACATCGCCGCCCCCCAGATCAACGCGAAGGGCTCCATCACCAGCACCGGCAGCATCATCGCAAATCGGTAGCCCAGCGCATAGAGCCCGACCTGGTTGAGGTCCGTCATTCGCTGCAGGAAGAACCGATCGGCGAAGTGGAGCACGAACATCGATAGACTGGCTGGCACCAGTGGCCCGCCATAGGCCGCCATCTCGTCGAACTTGGCTCGCGACAGGTTGAGGCCAACGCTCCGCAGCGCACCGCCAACCAGCCCCACCGATGACACGAACGCGACGATGAGCCCGCTCAGCAGCACCCCCAGCACGCTCATTCGCAAGACCACCACGAACACGATGTTGAGCGCGAGGCCCAGCACCAGCCGCCCCAGCGCCACGCCACCGTACAGTG
This genomic window contains:
- a CDS encoding oligosaccharide flippase family protein, which translates into the protein MYGEIRSVFRHALVYGAASLTTGLIGFLMIPVYTRYLSPRDYGVLELLQLASNVISIIMAIGFSGAVLRFYFQYDSEDDRREVVSTALIAILTLGVGATLLLLTQTAWLARVVLGKPGYARLVAVMILTNFFGITLIVPLAYLRALRRSALYGGVALGRLVLGLALNIVFVVVLRMSVLGVLLSGLIVAFVSSVGLVGGALRSVGLNLSRAKFDEMAAYGGPLVPASLSMFVLHFADRFFLQRMTDLNQVGLYALGYRFAMMLPVLVMEPFALIWGAAMFAIARREDAPQIYARLFTYFFFVATAFALGVSLVIKDAIKVVATPKFLAAHTVVPVVLVGLLCLAASQFFETGVHLSKRTIFRAAAVGSAAAINLLLNLLLIPKYGMMGAAVATLLSFAALAAMSYVFGQRLYRIPYEFPRLAKLVAAAALIYWASTWLHIESVAASTAARAGLLALYPGLLYLLGFYHHDELLKATRAGQAAAVSLWQRVWHVKRVSESAP